The Silene latifolia isolate original U9 population chromosome X, ASM4854445v1, whole genome shotgun sequence genome contains the following window.
TGCTCATTTTTTGTGTAGTTTATCCTAGAATCCACAATCCAATGTTCAGACTTATGGGATTTGCCTATATGATTATAttaacaatacaatacaatagtTGGATCTATGATTACGATTAATAATACATCTCTCTCCTATACACATTTGATTTTGCAGCAACTCTATCTGCAGTTCAGACTGTGTTTGCAGCAGTGCAATGTGCCAAGCTCAAAGAGGTGTATTTCCTTCTTAACATTCAAACCAGAATATTTCACATTAATAGCATTACCAACAGATTTCGTCCTTACAGATGAAAAAACTAGAGAAGACACATATAAAAGTTACATTTAAAAGACATCAGAAACCATGCATACTAATTTAGTTTGTAATTCTTTATATTCAGACAATTAGCCCCATCATATTGAAGACAGTTTTAGCCTATTACGATAGGAGAGGCGTAGCACGTAGATTTTGGAAATACGCAGCAGGATTAATCTCAAAACTTGCCCTTGGAATGAAGCGTCTTCCACTTGTACCAGGAGCTTTCATCATCTTACCCGATCTTGCACCACAACAACACAAGCATCTAAAAACACTTTTTATCGCATTAATCAACATCATGAAAAACCCTTTTATGAGATTGAAACAACCAACCAAAACCCAAGTAAAGCATCTCAAAATGGCAGGTAAACAACAGCACATAAAGCAAAGCAACAGCACAGTGCCTGCAGCGATCATCAGCCAGTGATCAGCCAAACGAGCCCGGGTTTCAGGCGTAAAAAAGTTGGTTAGATCAGTTAGCCATTGGTTGAGATGGTAAAGGATGAGAGTGATGAGGTCAGTTGGTGACGTTTCTGGTGAttgggtttggtttgtttgttgtATGAAGGAAGTGAACCTGTTTAGTTTGATGTTCTTCAGTTGATTTGCCATGCTTACTGTTTGTAAGAAGGAAGTGAAGTTGAGATTTAAACTGCAAGAGTGGATTTCTGTTATCTTGAAAAATATTCGAGTgcttttattgaaaaaggagcaCATACATACACCTTTGCAAAAGTAAGAAACATACTGTAGTTAATGGAGTCTACTTTTTTGTACGGAGTATACTTGTTTAAGTCCAAATTAGACCTGTCAAAGTAAGAAACATACTTAATAAGTAAGAAACATACTTATTGGACTCCTTAGGTTTGGTTAAACTTTTTTGTACGGAGTATGCTTGTTTAAGACCCGTCAAAATTTGACCCGACCCATATTCCGACCTGACCCGTAGTCCGACTCGTTTGACAGGTTTAGTCCAAATGGAATGTAAATTTTCTGGCCACTGCTATTTTATATATTACCTCCCTCACTATTCCCTTATACGCCTATGACTTCTTTTTCTGCTCCTTGCTGTGAAGGACAAGCAGGAAGAGATGTCCAAGGAAACACTTATCTTGCTCGAGGAGTACCCTGGTGCAGTTTATGACGCTAATGAGTTTGTCACCATTCTTGAGCAGAAACAGGTTGTGGAGGATGATTGAGTCTGTGAAGGGGTACGCCTGTTTTTTATTTTGTCGTTTTGAAACTCTTGTTGTTGCTGATACTTTAGGTAAAAGGGTTAAAAGCATTAGGAAGAAGTTGGGGATTATTGTCAAGTGAAAATGATGGTTTTGGATACAATGTTGACTTGCAAACTGCAAGGAGATGAGAGAAAACTTGTTCTTATGTGTGAAAATGATGTTAATGGAAGAAATGTTGTGTCCTAATATTGTAGGTATGCTGTTGGATTCAACTGTACAACATGATGTTTCAGTCCTTGGTATTGTTGGTGTTGGAGGGACGGGTGCTATTTATGAGTTGCAGGGTTTGTCTGAAGAAAATTCACAGCGTCTATTTGAAAATACGGCTTTTGAAGATGCAAGTCCTTGGGATAACTTGGTTGAGATTTGCCAAGATATTGTTGAAGGATGTATTATTATCCCTCTTCCTATAAAACTGGTTGGAAGTCTTTTATATGGTCAGGGTGAAAGTAGATGGCTATCATTTCAGGAATATGGATTGGCCAAAATCAGACTCCGTAACAGTGACAATCAGGCCTATTTTGAAGCTCTGTTATGGTCATCTTAAACCCTGATTGCAGAGTTGCTTCAGTTATTGTGCATGGTTTCCGAGGGATTTTGAGATACAGAAGGATTTATTAATTAGTCTTTGGATTTCACAAGGGTTTATTGTGTCATTAAAAGAAAGTCAGAGCATAGAAGATGCTGCCCGGGGAATGTTTTTCAGTTTTACTGCAAAGACGATTCTTCCACGATATGAAAAAACTCAGTAAGTGGCTGTACCCGAGTAACACCAGAAACATGTAATCTTTCTTGCTCTTATAGGAGATTTTATCATATTATCGCTTTGAATATAAGAACAATAGTTTTGGTGGCCTTTCTGCCTCCGCCGAAGTTACCTATATTTACctttaaaattttatttcatatcatacCGCTAATGATACGTTTTTGTATGTTATTTCGTAGAAACCCAAGTTTTCAACTAATTTTGGTGGAGATGCGCCGAAAATTTGTAATGAAGTCATGCCTCCGATGACTACAATTCCCGCCAATCGCCGCTTCAAGTTTAATTCAAATCAATTGACGAGGTATTTACCTTATTTCCGACAGTGATTTAACTGAGATGATTAGTTAGTCATTTATAAGACGGTGTTATATTCGTTATGATTTTTTGTTTTGCAATAACAATAAGCCCCATTAAATTTATCGCAACTCTGCCCAAAAGTTGAGTTCGACAATGTAAGATGTTATTGTCTTTGTAACGTGCTGTCATGTTTTAGTTGATGATATTTGCCTATTTGGTCAGATGAGTGACTTGGAACTTGGGATGTATAGCTTGCAGCAGGCGTGAGGCGGTCGGTTTTGGTATTTGCATTGAGGGTACTGTAGATTCTCGTACTAGACGAGGCTGGCCCCGACTTCCCGTCTCCACCAAGTATGTAATCCATCATATTTATTACCGTACAAATGCATATACTTAAAAGTTCATTTTTAGGCAACAAAAGAAACTGGATATTCAACTTGAAACTCTGCGGCATGGTAATGAACAGGATAATGAACTTAACCATTGCATATTGAATAAAGTTGTCCTTTTGGCACGAAAATATCAACGTCTTTGGATCATATTCTGGAGCCTTATTTTGTATAGTTCTATCTCACTAGTTGCTGCCCTCATGACTTATAATAAAAATGCGACTAGCTACGTCACCAATGAAAACAAGTGGAACCAGCTTAGTGAGCTAGTTCGTTTTATTCCGTCATAATAAAAAGCCAAAGAAGAGCAAGTTCTTGGATAGGTTACAGAACACAagtgttgggtttgtgccttgattctgttaaccgccgcttcgaataactatgcggaggtcattctgtattaggtcttagagagtattatataaactctctaagcctctacctagcagtcataccgtctgaatctgtaatctgaaaactcctcacatatcaataaaactctctccttTCTGCCCTGTgaacgtagctaacacaccgttagtgaaccacgtaaatctgtgcgtttgtctctttattgtttttatcagTTCTTTCTTGCATCCGTTATAACAAGGAAACTTTAAAACACGGAAACAGAAAAGAAATTCAACAGAACAAGCAGTAGGCTGTCTCAATTTTTGCCTTCACTGTAATCGATCATGAAGTACTTGTTTCTGTCTTCAACTAGAGGCCGAGAGAAAAAATTTATGAGAAACTCTTCAATAGTGAATTCTCTGTAAATGGGCAAGTTTTCCTCCGAGATTAGGTCTTTTATTGGAGCATAAATTTTCTGGGAGATGGTAACGCCGGAAAAAAAGAAGGCTGCAGAAACCCTTGGACCAACGTGATTGGCTCTTACTCTATGCCACACACTTTTGAATTTGTCATTAGATATCATCTGTGACATTCATGACACAATTTGTTAAAATGGTGGAATTGAATCGGTTTAACTAAAAACTCATTGCGAGTCTTATACAAGAAGCAAAAGCAGAACCTGTAGCATATCTCCGATGTTGATAACCAAAGCGCCATGAACAGGCTGAACATCAAACCATTGATTATCATAAAGAACTTGGAGACCGCCGATTTGATCTTGTAGAAGTACAGTGAGGAATGATGAATCAGTGTGTTTAGCGGTTCCTAATGCCAATTCTGGTTGTGGACATGGAGGGTAGTAATGACATACACAGGCCCAACCTTTGTCTAATTCCATTTCTTTAAGATAGTCTGCTCTCAGACCAAGCGCCAGCGACAATAACTCCAGTAGAGTATTACCTAGCTTCAGAACATGGTTGGTATGATCTAGTATCGCATCCCTGCCGAAAAATAAATAACTTAGCGCTAGTCAGTCCGAAATTTGTCATGGGCTTTTTAAAATTTGTCTCCTCTATTTTTCAACAAGATTGTTACCTGCAGATTGGTGGTATCATTTCAGAGTCAAGTTGACCTGTAGAGGAATTGTTTACGGTGAGTGTGTCCCTCCAATTAGCAGCTTTGGATGTGTAAAGATCATAGCTACTGTTGTACACTACTTGTTTCCTCTCTCGGCTGTAAAACTCTTTCTTAACTTCAGAATCCTGCTCATGAAACATGCGAACGCCCTTTAACATGTTATCCATAACATCCAAGGGTATACCATGGTTAATAACCTGAAAGAATCCCCATTTCTCTGATGCATCTCGGATCTCCTCAACTATTCTTTTGCGGTTTTCATCCTTCTCGAGTCCTGATAGGTCTATCATGGGAACTTGAAGGTTGGCAGCATGAATGCTACAGTTTCCTGATACTTCATCGAGTGGTCGAATGAATATCTTTGGAAGAGTGTCTATACCCGAATCCACCAATCCTTTAGTCCCCGCCTTTGTGTTATCAAAAGCCTTGAGTTGTTCCTCCCGATCAGAATCTCTTTGGATTTCACCACTTACATTGCTGTCCATCTTTTTATATAAGCAGGACTAGCTTGTCTTTCTCGATTACCACCTTCGCGACCAATTCTTCTTCAGCAAGACAGCAAGGATTAAGTTAGAAACCAAATTTATTTAAGAAATTAAATAATCAGGAAGCACATGCAGAGAAATGAGACCAGTTTGTGAAACAAGTTTAGATGTTTTATGTTTTAGTAACAGCAGGTTTAACAACTTTCCATATATAGAACAGTCGTTAGTTCAGAAAAACTGATTCTCCGTAATAATTATTGACGGATTGGTTAATACACCGTATTTAGCAGTTAGGAGTTGAGAATCAACACATTAAAATAGTGCTCTCTTGGTTAATACACCGTATTTAACAGTTAGGAGTTGAGAATCAACACCTTAAAATAGAGCTCTCTTTTGCGCGGTCCAGGGTCATGCCCACGAAGTAAATAGAGGTCACGTTCATTTCATAAGTCTAAGAAGGTGTCGTCATATGTGAGATTTTTAGCCACAAACTCTGATGTCGGATACCATGTCAATTCCATAGTTGAGTCTAGGTCACACCCATATGAATGAGAGTCGACTTTATTAAGTCGAAGAAACCATATGAACTTATCTCTATATATTACGATTATTATGGCGTGATAAGAGTCACTATCCTATTGTCGTTTTTACATTGTACTCTACACACAGCTTGGCTTACTGACAATCGACCCATGGTTACACAACTTACGCAACtctggtttaggcaaagatgcaaTTTGAGAATAACCAAGAACGTTCCTAAAGAGAAACGAGTACTTTTATTACAGAAAGAATAGAAGAGTTTTTGCTGCGTAAAAGATGTCGAGAACTATATGAAATCATTTAATACTGTTTCTGTAGCAGATAATTAAACGTGATGAAGAAGTACAGGATAGGAAATGCTCTACCTACAAATACGGCTATATATTTACTTGATGGTCACTTGGTCAGGACCAAAGATTAGACTTGACCTGTACCTCTTATCAGTTTACAAAAATGAGGTGAATTCGAAACTATTTACGTGAAATGAGTCGACATTGTTCTACAAGTAGGCCGGCTGACTCGATGGTTTGGACAGACAGACTAAGCAGACCTCACAATTTGGTCCGAGTCAGATAGGAATATGCTTTATTTGGTCGGTTCACGGTTGTTCCAACAGTTTATGTTACTCGTACTACATCGTCAGTTGGGTTTTAAGACATAACTAAATGGACTGTTTTAAGACATAACTAAATGGACTGTGGACTACAGAGTGGATGGCGGACCGAATCACTTTCTAAAATATACTCGTATTATGTTATTGGTTCAGTCCATGGTTATATCGTTTATGCTTCTCTATAATGTTTTAGATTTTGGTTAATTAGTGAGTATTTACTCCCTACGTTCAAATTATTTGTTTACAGCTCTCGTAGATTATAAAAAGGGTAAATGATGGTTTTAAGTACGATGTTTTGAGTAAAAGGGTGCAGAACATTAAGGAGAAAATGGGGATGGCTGTCAGTGAAAATGATGGTTTTAAGTACGATGTTGACTTCCTACCTGTAAGGAGGAGGTGGGAGAAAACGTGTCCTTATGTATGTGAAAACGATGTTAATGGAGGAGATATCGATCTGAGAAAACTGTTGGTATGTTATTGGATTCGAAAGTCTAACATGATGTTTAAGTCTTTGGTATTGTTATTGGATTCGAAAGTCTAATATGTTATTGGACTTTTGTTTCATTCTGATCTTGATCGGGAAGAATTTAATGTTGACGAAATTATTAGGAAGATTGTGAGATGGGCATTGAGTGTAATTAGTTTGAAATTACACTCAATGTTAGACTTTCGCATCCAAGTTCTCGACTGGTCATTACTCATTAATTAGCATTCAAACCGAAATATTTCACAGAAATAGCATTACCAACAGATTTCCTGCATACAGATATGAAAAAACTAGAGATGACGAATAAAAGCTACTAGAACATTTAAAAGACATCAGAAACCATACTAACTTAGTTTGTTATTCTTCATATTTAGACAATTAGCCCCATCATACTGATTACTGAAGACAGTTTAAGGCTATTAAGATAGGAGATGTGTAGCACGTAGATTCTGGAAATAAGCAGCAGGATTAATCTCAAAACTTGCCCTTGGAATTAGGAGCCTTCCACTTGTACCAGGAGCTTTCATCATCTTACCCGATCTTGCACCACAACAACACAAGCATCTAAAAACACTTTTTATCGCATTAAACAACATCATGAACAACCCTTTTATGAGATTGAAACAAGTCACCAAAACCCAAACAAAGCATCTCAAAATGGCAGGTAAACAACAGCACATAAAGAAAAGTAACAGCACAGTGCCTGCAGCGATCATCAGCCAGTGATCAGCTAAACGAGCCCGGGTTGGTTTCGGGCGTAAATAAGTTGGTTAGATCAGTTAGCCATTGGTTGAGATGGTAAAGGATGAGAGTGATGAGGTCAGTTGGTGACGATTCCGGTGATTGGGTTTCGTCTGTTTGTTGTAATAAGAAGGAAGTGAACCTGTTTAGTTTGATGCTCTTCATTTGATTTGCCATTGCTTACTGTTTGGAAACAAGCAAGTGAACTTCGAGATTTAACAAAGACGCCGTTGGAAAAATAAGAAACAGTGTTATTTTGCCTTTGTGTTTTTGGAGTCCCTAGGTTTATTTGGTTCAACCGTTCAACTTTTTTGTCTTCCAAAATAATGCGATCTACAATTCTGCATTACTATTTGGCAAAATTTATTTGGGGAAAGAATCAATTTTAATAGTAACTACTATGATTAATGTGTATTTGTGACAATTAATTGATTATTCGGATTGCATAGTTACTTGTACTAAATCGTTTTGTATTATCCAGGACCGCCAGACGAGGAGGCTGAATTGAGCGGGTCAATACAAGGAAGGACTGTAAATGTTTCGCGGTGTGTCTCACGCTACTGCAATGTCTGTTGATGGAACTTTGGCACAAACGTCTAGGACACCCCTCGAAAGATGTTTTAGGATTATTACCTAATATATATAAGGTATCCTACTCAGAAGACTAATAAACCTTGTGGCGTTTGTATGCGTACTAGGGATCGAACTTAAGTATGCACACTCATGTTCTGCAACATAAAACATGTTGGACAaagaattttttgaattttaggtTAACATAGGTCTTCCTTAAGATGGATATATTCCCGTCTTAACAATAAAACGGGATAAATATGAGTAAAAAACTCTAAATA
Protein-coding sequences here:
- the LOC141617803 gene encoding 1-aminocyclopropane-1-carboxylate oxidase homolog 1-like codes for the protein MDSNVSGEIQRDSDREEQLKAFDNTKAGTKGLVDSGIDTLPKIFIRPLDEVSGNCSIHAANLQVPMIDLSGLEKDENRKRIVEEIRDASEKWGFFQVINHGIPLDVMDNMLKGVRMFHEQDSEVKKEFYSRERKQVVYNSSYDLYTSKAANWRDTLTVNNSSTGQLDSEMIPPICRDAILDHTNHVLKLGNTLLELLSLALGLRADYLKEMELDKGWACVCHYYPPCPQPELALGTAKHTDSSFLTVLLQDQIGGLQVLYDNQWFDVQPVHGALVINIGDMLQMISNDKFKSVWHRVRANHVGPRVSAAFFFSGVTISQKIYAPIKDLISEENLPIYREFTIEEFLINFFSRPLVEDRNKYFMIDYSEGKN